Proteins from a single region of Desulfosporosinus sp. Sb-LF:
- a CDS encoding antibiotic biosynthesis monooxygenase, with translation MLTVIHTFNGPDPDRILGELRTGIQSVESIEGFKFASVNKQENTSDIMLFSKWENHSAYQNWASTVGENKAFKSATPQMFEVLEEKY, from the coding sequence ATGCTTACGGTTATTCACACGTTTAACGGTCCAGATCCAGATCGTATTTTAGGAGAACTGCGGACAGGGATTCAATCGGTCGAAAGTATTGAAGGTTTTAAATTTGCTTCGGTCAATAAACAAGAAAATACGTCAGACATTATGCTTTTTTCAAAATGGGAAAACCATTCGGCGTATCAAAATTGGGCGTCTACGGTAGGCGAAAATAAGGCATTTAAGTCCGCAACACCGCAAATGTTTGAGGTTCTAGAAGAAAAATACTAA
- a CDS encoding DUF2103 domain-containing protein has protein sequence MKYRRNKVKREHGIIQNALQWLENLSTLTEVTDIIPGVIDVNHSSERGIVYKYATQTGCKLLLKSNGSIQEAFVVTKNPECIKKWVEKKFPPNPPANESEGITQNSLRERSSEKLTSTSAPVPSNQRLISENKPATRPCRHRSKKNSSRNVTDFESRKEDGSNISDRLDRSTLKALKHLRESLHNAKIQNAKTKTKKLWQ, from the coding sequence ATGAAATATCGCAGAAATAAGGTGAAACGCGAACATGGCATCATACAAAATGCTTTGCAATGGCTTGAAAACTTAAGTACCCTTACTGAAGTGACTGACATTATTCCCGGTGTTATTGATGTCAATCATTCTTCTGAACGGGGTATTGTCTATAAATATGCAACCCAAACGGGGTGCAAACTTTTACTTAAAAGTAATGGTTCCATTCAAGAGGCCTTTGTGGTTACTAAAAACCCGGAATGTATTAAGAAATGGGTTGAAAAGAAATTCCCTCCAAATCCGCCAGCGAATGAATCAGAGGGTATAACTCAAAATAGCCTGCGAGAACGATCTAGTGAGAAGTTGACGAGCACTTCTGCACCCGTTCCTTCAAATCAGAGACTCATCTCAGAGAATAAGCCTGCTACTAGGCCTTGTAGGCATCGATCGAAGAAGAATTCCTCCAGAAACGTGACGGATTTTGAATCGAGAAAAGAAGATGGTTCAAATATCTCGGATCGATTAGATCGTTCTACTCTGAAAGCCCTGAAACATTTAAGGGAGTCACTTCACAACGCCAAAATTCAAAATGCTAAAACGAAAACGAAGAAACTATGGCAATAA
- a CDS encoding aminotransferase class IV, whose translation MALFGFGLFETLLITEKGPLFMDLHWQRMNKGANLLGLKLPDESSWSRQVLNFVNQITSQTPTTFPYALRVTFSGGAPETQLPSQFLLHKRLIPYTTVQYTLGIRLHLLPCPRNEQSPLVSIKSTNYVENILAKEAAKLNNADEGLWLNTQGFVCEGTMSNLFFIKDGVLFTPSLSSGCLPGTRRQLILELAQSLEIPTQEGLYPLSDLLSSEEIFMTNALMGVMPVRQINDFPFHIESLGSTKSRMQVLNLAYKNLMMKSFSSSNDFHV comes from the coding sequence TTGGCATTATTTGGATTTGGACTTTTTGAAACCCTTTTAATCACAGAAAAAGGGCCGCTTTTTATGGATCTTCACTGGCAGCGCATGAATAAGGGAGCTAATCTACTCGGTCTCAAGCTACCGGATGAAAGTTCATGGTCGCGGCAAGTATTAAATTTCGTCAACCAAATTACTAGCCAAACTCCCACAACATTCCCCTATGCACTTCGCGTAACCTTCAGTGGTGGAGCGCCAGAAACTCAGCTACCTTCTCAGTTTTTGTTGCACAAACGCCTAATTCCCTACACCACTGTTCAATACACCTTGGGAATCCGACTCCATCTCTTACCCTGCCCTCGCAATGAGCAATCACCCTTAGTTTCGATTAAATCCACGAATTATGTAGAAAATATCTTAGCTAAAGAAGCGGCTAAACTAAACAATGCAGATGAGGGCCTATGGCTTAATACCCAGGGATTTGTTTGCGAAGGTACCATGAGCAATCTCTTTTTTATTAAGGATGGAGTACTTTTTACCCCATCACTTTCGAGCGGATGTTTACCTGGAACGCGTCGTCAACTCATTTTAGAATTAGCTCAATCCCTGGAAATTCCAACTCAAGAGGGTCTGTACCCTTTATCAGACCTATTATCGTCAGAAGAAATATTTATGACAAATGCCCTTATGGGCGTAATGCCGGTTCGCCAAATTAACGATTTTCCGTTTCATATCGAATCACTTGGTTCTACGAAGTCAAGAATGCAGGTTCTTAATTTAGCTTATAAGAATTTAATGATGAAATCATTCTCTTCTTCGAATGATTTCCATGTCTAA
- a CDS encoding EscU/YscU/HrcU family type III secretion system export apparatus switch protein — MKEKAAALVYDQSGAPRIVAKGAGEVARKIIDSAKAEGIPIQKNEVLIEALLQVELTKEIPPQLYRAVAEILAFVYRLEKAKSHASSLLHT; from the coding sequence ATGAAAGAAAAGGCAGCAGCTTTGGTTTATGATCAATCAGGGGCACCTAGAATTGTGGCTAAAGGAGCAGGCGAAGTTGCTCGAAAAATAATAGATTCTGCAAAAGCAGAGGGCATCCCTATTCAGAAGAATGAAGTACTTATTGAAGCCCTGCTGCAGGTGGAGCTAACAAAAGAAATTCCACCTCAGCTCTATCGAGCAGTGGCGGAAATTCTCGCCTTTGTTTATAGGCTGGAAAAAGCAAAATCACACGCAAGCTCGTTATTACATACATAA
- a CDS encoding helicase C-terminal domain-containing protein, with protein sequence MGKDIVVFDVETTGLEGEQDEIVEFAALRIHDGEIQESCHFLIRPNQRITSKIIALTGIQEKDFNGSSPLCEHRQEILDFFKDSVLVGHQTSFALSNLERKLNVRFEQPLWDTSEFSRIFFPTAHQYQLAYLAEKLSLSPLDASGLQRSEMNVLLIWKILECCKKKVLEFDLSFFDQAQSFLEGWAGRGFIDELHKEITRLFPDRPIRTALVLAPIQEGLFANGQTSSVRIPDTIDWVVNSFSPGGILEQSLPGYESRSGQVKMAKLIAEALTSSQHVVVEAGTGTGKSFAYLIPSIWSAKNTGQKVVVATHTIPLQEQLLKKDIPILETVLPFQFRASVLKGKGNYCCLKKWQACLVNPREISGMDQNLAILSILVWLRETQAGDIQELSNVPGLKQIWSSLGADNETCFPGRCSEAGVCFLLRARKKAEEADVLIVNHSLLFSDLKTDYNVLPEYHQLVIDEAHQIYQTALQHLGSDLSLESIERIVDNIGRPTGPNFYGTVKQRLGSLTHLVPSVPWDVFTKRLEGIPDSCPTILEQAEELFELLSMLLGTERTFRFVESHTTKPWWEGLNVQIENLVGRIKSLVTILESLGSILIGEDADEAEELRYILAGHQRELNALVETLTQVINPHNPKQVTWLEQSSRLYLKTSPIEVSDILEEKIFSRLDAVVLTSATLSISDSFEHFLNDIGLPQETITARVDSPFDYERQMRFFVVKKGTNSLNSDEEKALELSEFIAEVAERMNGRTMVLFTAHKLLRETYVSLGSKLARIGIETLAQGVHGERSTLLEAFKRNPKSVLLGANSFWEGIDIPGETLSCVILIKLPFWPPTLPLIEARSEFLKSQGRNPFQELLLPEAVIRFKQGFGRLIRSKGDRGVVILLDDRIIQKYYGRFFLNSLPIRTHMRGENNLILRKLEEWNTRGLDEEL encoded by the coding sequence GTGGGCAAAGATATCGTGGTTTTTGATGTGGAGACAACGGGCTTAGAAGGTGAACAGGATGAAATTGTTGAATTCGCTGCACTTCGAATCCATGATGGAGAGATTCAAGAATCATGTCATTTTCTGATTCGGCCAAATCAACGAATAACAAGTAAGATTATAGCGCTAACCGGTATACAAGAGAAAGATTTCAACGGTTCGTCTCCTCTTTGCGAACACCGCCAAGAGATTTTGGATTTTTTCAAGGATTCAGTGCTTGTTGGTCACCAGACTTCATTTGCCCTCTCAAATTTAGAGAGAAAATTAAACGTTCGTTTTGAGCAGCCCTTATGGGATACGTCTGAATTCTCCCGAATCTTCTTCCCAACCGCGCATCAATATCAATTAGCTTATTTAGCGGAGAAACTTTCATTATCTCCACTGGACGCCTCGGGGCTTCAACGATCGGAAATGAACGTATTGCTGATTTGGAAAATATTGGAATGCTGTAAGAAAAAAGTTCTGGAATTTGATCTTAGCTTCTTTGATCAAGCGCAGAGCTTTCTCGAAGGTTGGGCGGGGAGAGGTTTTATAGATGAATTACATAAAGAAATAACACGTCTCTTTCCTGACCGTCCGATCCGAACGGCTCTTGTGTTGGCACCTATTCAGGAGGGGTTATTTGCCAATGGGCAAACATCGTCGGTACGTATTCCCGATACCATAGATTGGGTTGTTAATAGTTTCTCGCCAGGAGGAATTCTTGAGCAGAGTTTACCTGGTTATGAAAGTCGCAGTGGCCAGGTAAAGATGGCAAAACTAATCGCTGAAGCTCTTACCTCTTCACAACACGTTGTCGTTGAAGCTGGAACAGGGACGGGGAAGTCGTTCGCTTATCTAATTCCAAGCATATGGTCGGCAAAAAATACTGGTCAAAAAGTCGTGGTCGCGACTCATACTATTCCCCTTCAAGAGCAACTTCTAAAAAAGGATATTCCGATACTGGAAACTGTGTTACCGTTTCAATTCCGTGCTTCTGTGTTAAAAGGTAAAGGGAACTATTGTTGTCTAAAGAAATGGCAGGCATGCTTGGTTAATCCCCGAGAAATTTCAGGTATGGACCAAAACCTTGCGATATTAAGTATCCTTGTTTGGTTAAGAGAAACACAAGCAGGGGACATCCAGGAACTCTCAAACGTACCCGGACTCAAGCAAATTTGGTCCAGCTTGGGTGCTGATAATGAAACCTGTTTCCCGGGAAGGTGTTCAGAAGCTGGTGTTTGCTTTTTGTTAAGAGCTCGCAAAAAAGCAGAAGAGGCGGATGTTTTAATAGTAAATCATTCGCTACTTTTCTCCGATCTAAAGACAGATTACAATGTTTTGCCAGAATATCATCAGTTAGTAATAGATGAAGCTCATCAGATTTATCAGACAGCATTGCAACATCTAGGCTCAGATCTTAGTCTAGAAAGTATCGAACGTATTGTCGATAACATAGGTAGACCAACGGGTCCGAATTTTTATGGAACTGTTAAACAACGGTTGGGATCTCTAACACATCTCGTTCCGTCTGTTCCTTGGGATGTATTTACTAAGCGGTTGGAGGGTATTCCTGATAGCTGTCCAACCATTTTGGAACAGGCTGAAGAATTATTTGAGTTGTTATCAATGCTTTTAGGAACGGAGCGTACGTTCCGATTTGTGGAAAGTCATACGACCAAACCGTGGTGGGAAGGTCTAAATGTCCAAATTGAGAATTTGGTGGGACGAATTAAATCGTTGGTCACTATCCTCGAAAGTTTGGGAAGTATACTAATCGGTGAAGACGCAGATGAGGCCGAAGAGTTAAGATACATTTTGGCCGGACATCAGAGGGAGTTAAATGCCCTTGTGGAGACACTGACACAAGTGATCAACCCACATAACCCGAAACAAGTGACGTGGTTGGAACAAAGTTCAAGACTTTATTTAAAAACTTCCCCAATTGAAGTTAGTGATATACTCGAGGAGAAAATCTTTTCTCGTCTGGATGCTGTTGTTTTAACCTCCGCAACGTTGAGCATATCCGATTCATTTGAGCATTTTCTAAATGATATCGGACTCCCTCAAGAGACAATCACTGCACGAGTAGATTCACCCTTTGATTATGAACGCCAGATGCGTTTTTTTGTGGTAAAGAAGGGGACGAATTCCCTGAATTCAGACGAGGAAAAGGCCTTAGAACTTTCAGAGTTTATCGCTGAAGTTGCGGAACGTATGAATGGTCGAACGATGGTTCTTTTCACAGCTCATAAATTACTTCGTGAAACCTACGTCTCGTTAGGTTCCAAATTAGCACGCATTGGTATCGAAACACTTGCACAGGGAGTCCATGGTGAACGAAGCACTCTGTTGGAAGCCTTCAAGAGAAATCCGAAAAGTGTCTTGTTAGGTGCGAATAGTTTTTGGGAGGGCATTGATATTCCAGGAGAAACCCTATCATGTGTCATCTTGATCAAGCTCCCGTTTTGGCCACCTACGTTGCCTTTGATTGAGGCTCGTTCAGAGTTTCTAAAGTCTCAAGGCAGAAATCCCTTTCAGGAACTCTTGTTGCCTGAAGCTGTCATTCGGTTTAAGCAAGGGTTTGGGCGTCTCATTCGTTCCAAGGGGGACCGTGGGGTTGTCATTTTGCTGGATGATCGTATTATACAAAAATATTACGGGCGGTTCTTTTTGAACTCTTTACCGATTCGAACCCACATGCGAGGAGAAAACAACCTCATTCTTCGAAAGCTTGAGGAGTGGAATACCAGAGGTTTGGACGAAGAGCTTTAA
- the pssA gene encoding CDP-diacylglycerol--serine O-phosphatidyltransferase gives MRGNPIPARMIPSIFTLANLLFGFLALIWVIEGDFTLAAAMILMSVLMDSLDGKVARRLSVSSDFGKELDSLSDLVSFGVAPAILTYQAILQPHQLGAVRYVGLGIAVGFALCGAIRLARFNMLNITTHFVGVPITFAGGLMALLMFLRTMLPWYTYPVSMVILAFLMVSTYKVPKLGK, from the coding sequence ATGAGAGGAAACCCGATTCCTGCTCGCATGATCCCGAGCATCTTTACTTTGGCTAATTTACTTTTTGGTTTTCTAGCCTTGATCTGGGTCATTGAAGGGGATTTCACATTAGCTGCGGCGATGATTTTGATGTCTGTGCTTATGGACAGTTTGGACGGCAAGGTGGCGCGTCGACTTTCAGTAAGCTCAGACTTTGGCAAGGAACTAGATTCTTTGAGTGACTTGGTCTCTTTTGGGGTGGCGCCCGCTATTTTAACGTACCAGGCTATTTTACAGCCTCATCAATTGGGGGCTGTGAGGTATGTTGGTTTAGGGATCGCGGTAGGGTTTGCGTTATGTGGTGCAATCCGCTTGGCGCGTTTCAACATGCTCAACATTACGACTCATTTTGTAGGCGTTCCCATTACCTTTGCTGGCGGCCTAATGGCCTTACTAATGTTCTTGCGAACGATGTTGCCTTGGTATACCTATCCTGTAAGTATGGTGATTTTAGCTTTTTTAATGGTGTCAACGTATAAGGTGCCGAAACTGGGAAAGTAA
- a CDS encoding phosphatidylserine decarboxylase family protein, giving the protein MIQYPVSRDGWFYLAILTVLSVFAYWIWPWFVILPGILFLFILFFFRNPQRIIPADEHTLVSPADGVVMDVERVFEDQFLATESIRIRIFLSVFNVHVNRSPMAGKVVFRAYRPGKMIPAFKSHASELNEKNYVGIQNNHLQILVTQITGFIARRIVCWINQGDNLAKGERFGLIKFGSCAELFVPTNVEMMVGPGDKVRGGVSIIGRVSV; this is encoded by the coding sequence GTGATACAATATCCCGTTTCTCGTGACGGTTGGTTTTATCTGGCGATATTAACTGTTCTATCAGTTTTTGCTTATTGGATTTGGCCATGGTTTGTAATTTTACCAGGGATCCTGTTCTTGTTTATATTGTTTTTCTTTCGTAACCCCCAGAGAATTATTCCGGCGGATGAACATACGTTAGTTTCTCCGGCTGATGGTGTTGTCATGGATGTGGAAAGGGTCTTTGAAGACCAGTTTCTCGCGACCGAAAGCATACGTATACGTATTTTTTTGAGCGTGTTCAATGTACATGTTAATCGCAGCCCAATGGCAGGCAAGGTTGTATTTCGTGCCTATCGACCGGGAAAAATGATTCCGGCCTTTAAAAGCCATGCTTCAGAGTTGAATGAGAAGAATTATGTGGGTATCCAAAATAACCATCTACAAATTTTAGTGACGCAAATAACTGGATTTATTGCTCGTAGGATTGTATGTTGGATTAATCAAGGAGACAACCTTGCTAAAGGGGAGAGGTTTGGTCTGATCAAGTTTGGTTCATGTGCAGAGCTTTTTGTGCCGACAAATGTGGAGATGATGGTTGGTCCTGGGGATAAGGTGCGTGGGGGAGTAAGTATAATAGGGAGAGTGAGTGTCTAA
- the pabB gene encoding aminodeoxychorismate synthase component I gives MIFLLDNYDSFTYNLYQYFGELGEDIIVKRQDACSLVEIDEMHPDLIVISPGPCTPNEAPLSLAVIEYFRGKIPILGVCLGHQAIGQFFGGNIVRANRPVHGKTVLIRHDQQGVFSNLVNPLEVTRYHSLIIERSSLPAEFLITAETDDGEIMGIRHIALPLEGIQFHPEAILTQSGHQLLKNALQNAKKWQIRNSPSPWVVKPLSAPVSPHLLFQAFKEKPSPFFLDSGKDYKELGCYSYMGSSPFLEATAYSDQLNLFWPNRLREEMIPLPKTESLHFLNEASSKYQVLHAPFPFSGGAVGFLSYDLKNVIESLPDCAEDDLNLPLWRFAWYDGIVVYDHHCEKYWIVACGIDETGTCHADLAHVRIESLEQILYKFVSEKPSELEDLGNPTTDSHLIDPSVSREQYISDLKRVIDYIYAGDIYQANLTQRFSLDWEGDAWNLYSQLHRQNPAPFAVFLPYQDFQILCSSPERFIRIKSDGLIETRPIKGTRPRGNSPSEDQRLALELQNSLKDRAELTMIIDLERNDLGRICEFGTVKVPDLITLEKYPTVWHLASTITGQLLQGLKPSDILQAVFPGGSITGAPKIRSMEILEELEPFKRGIYTGSIGYMGFDGAWDFNIVIRTILLKDGKAYIHVGGGIVADSIPEDEYNETLDKARALFRVLKGHLE, from the coding sequence ATGATTTTTTTGCTCGACAATTACGATTCTTTCACCTATAACCTCTACCAATATTTTGGGGAGCTTGGAGAGGACATCATTGTCAAACGTCAAGATGCCTGTTCTTTAGTAGAAATCGATGAAATGCATCCTGACCTAATCGTCATCTCACCTGGACCCTGTACCCCGAATGAAGCCCCCTTGTCATTAGCCGTTATAGAATACTTTCGAGGAAAAATACCGATATTGGGTGTGTGCCTCGGGCATCAAGCTATTGGACAATTTTTTGGTGGAAACATAGTCCGAGCGAACCGACCAGTTCACGGTAAAACAGTGCTCATACGTCATGATCAGCAGGGCGTCTTCAGTAACCTAGTTAACCCTTTGGAAGTAACTCGTTATCACTCTTTGATCATAGAACGTTCTTCCCTCCCAGCTGAATTTCTAATTACTGCCGAGACAGACGATGGTGAAATTATGGGCATTCGTCACATTGCACTTCCTCTTGAGGGAATTCAATTTCATCCTGAAGCTATTTTAACTCAGTCAGGACATCAACTATTAAAGAACGCCCTTCAAAACGCCAAGAAATGGCAAATTCGAAATTCTCCCTCTCCCTGGGTCGTTAAACCACTCTCCGCTCCTGTTTCTCCACACCTATTATTTCAAGCGTTTAAAGAAAAGCCCTCTCCATTTTTCTTAGATAGTGGAAAGGATTACAAGGAACTTGGCTGTTATTCTTATATGGGATCATCCCCTTTTTTAGAGGCAACAGCGTATTCAGATCAGCTTAACCTTTTTTGGCCAAACCGTTTACGTGAGGAAATGATTCCTCTTCCAAAAACAGAAAGTTTGCACTTCCTAAACGAAGCAAGTAGTAAATATCAAGTGCTTCATGCCCCTTTCCCTTTCTCGGGTGGTGCTGTAGGCTTTTTAAGCTATGATCTTAAGAATGTTATTGAATCTCTTCCAGACTGCGCCGAAGATGACTTAAACTTACCTTTATGGCGTTTTGCGTGGTATGATGGAATCGTTGTGTATGATCATCATTGTGAGAAGTATTGGATTGTAGCCTGCGGTATCGATGAAACTGGAACATGTCATGCTGATTTAGCCCATGTTCGTATCGAAAGCTTAGAGCAAATCCTCTACAAATTTGTATCTGAGAAACCTTCAGAACTAGAAGACCTTGGCAATCCGACGACCGATTCCCACTTAATAGACCCCAGCGTTTCCCGCGAACAATATATATCTGACTTAAAACGCGTAATTGACTACATCTATGCTGGAGACATTTACCAGGCCAATCTTACCCAACGTTTTTCCTTAGACTGGGAAGGGGATGCCTGGAATCTGTATTCACAGCTTCATAGACAAAATCCTGCTCCATTTGCTGTTTTTTTGCCCTACCAGGATTTTCAAATACTCTGTAGTTCTCCCGAGCGATTTATACGAATAAAATCGGACGGGCTCATCGAAACTCGTCCGATCAAAGGGACTCGACCCCGTGGAAATTCGCCTTCAGAAGATCAGCGACTCGCTCTAGAACTTCAAAACAGTCTAAAGGATCGTGCCGAATTAACCATGATTATTGATTTAGAGCGAAACGATCTTGGACGTATTTGTGAATTTGGAACCGTTAAAGTCCCAGATTTAATAACACTGGAGAAATACCCTACCGTTTGGCATCTTGCCTCGACGATTACCGGGCAACTTTTACAGGGACTCAAGCCCAGTGATATTTTACAGGCTGTTTTTCCAGGCGGATCAATCACGGGAGCGCCCAAAATTAGGTCCATGGAAATTCTTGAAGAGCTAGAACCCTTCAAGAGAGGTATATACACCGGAAGCATCGGTTATATGGGTTTCGATGGAGCATGGGACTTTAATATTGTCATTCGCACGATTCTATTAAAGGATGGGAAGGCCTATATTCATGTAGGGGGCGGCATTGTTGCTGACTCAATACCTGAAGATGAGTACAATGAGACGCTTGATAAAGCAAGGGCCCTATTTAGGGTTTTGAAAGGACACTTAGAATGA
- a CDS encoding DUF1858 domain-containing protein, protein MRFTLDMKLKDIMSSNPKTAEAMQELGLHCLGCAFSVNETLANAAQMHNLDPNVLLEKVNSVEQGEMSSEAAAKAQPAGGILQMDKKTYSIAPHIPAGVVTPEILRKIADVSEKYHAQAIKVTSAQRIAIVGLQPQDVPKIWEDLGMDPGHAIGLCVRSVKVCPGDTFCKRGLQETLALGMEIDKRYHGMQLPSKFKIGVAGCPNKCTDAASVDLGLMGTSKGYHLYVGGNGGVKPRQGNILLENLQKEQVLPVIDAVVSYYKENAKPQERLGRLIDRIGIEGLHEFAEKAIH, encoded by the coding sequence ATGCGTTTTACACTGGATATGAAATTAAAAGATATAATGTCGTCAAACCCTAAGACTGCGGAAGCTATGCAGGAACTGGGATTACATTGCCTGGGATGTGCGTTCTCTGTTAATGAAACACTAGCCAATGCGGCTCAAATGCATAATCTCGATCCAAATGTTTTACTAGAAAAGGTAAACTCTGTAGAACAGGGAGAAATGTCTTCGGAGGCAGCGGCAAAGGCACAACCAGCCGGGGGCATCTTACAAATGGATAAAAAGACCTATTCGATTGCGCCGCACATTCCGGCAGGAGTAGTAACCCCCGAAATCTTACGTAAGATTGCAGATGTTTCGGAGAAATATCATGCCCAAGCAATCAAAGTGACATCTGCTCAGCGAATTGCCATCGTTGGATTACAACCACAAGACGTTCCGAAGATTTGGGAAGATCTGGGCATGGATCCTGGGCATGCGATTGGATTGTGTGTACGTAGTGTGAAAGTTTGCCCAGGTGACACATTTTGTAAGAGAGGATTGCAAGAAACGTTAGCATTAGGTATGGAAATCGACAAACGCTATCATGGGATGCAATTACCTTCGAAATTTAAGATTGGGGTCGCAGGTTGTCCAAATAAATGTACTGACGCTGCATCCGTCGACTTAGGTTTGATGGGTACTAGCAAGGGATATCATCTGTATGTTGGTGGAAATGGTGGAGTCAAGCCTAGGCAAGGGAATATCCTTTTAGAAAATCTTCAAAAGGAACAAGTCTTACCCGTGATTGATGCTGTAGTTTCCTACTACAAAGAAAACGCAAAACCCCAAGAACGGCTTGGACGTCTTATCGATCGAATTGGAATAGAAGGACTTCATGAATTTGCGGAAAAAGCAATACATTAA
- a CDS encoding DUF2383 domain-containing protein: MDISFEVLNKILKGEHMAIEQYQAYIDALTDGPLRTHLTAILTDHKEHATRIAYYIQTNGGQAEEGAGVVGLVADWKTRLSNLGELKPMEMLEQLYSGEDKGLARAVQYSERLLSSAEKEVLAPIFSNEHDHLKQLQGLREGLYSNI, translated from the coding sequence ATGGATATATCATTTGAAGTTTTGAACAAGATCCTTAAAGGCGAGCATATGGCAATCGAACAATATCAGGCGTATATTGATGCACTGACGGACGGTCCACTGCGTACTCATTTAACCGCTATTCTCACAGATCATAAAGAGCATGCAACTCGGATCGCCTATTACATTCAAACTAATGGGGGACAGGCCGAAGAAGGTGCAGGGGTTGTGGGGCTAGTGGCTGATTGGAAAACCCGTCTCAGTAATTTAGGAGAACTCAAACCAATGGAAATGCTTGAACAACTTTATTCCGGAGAAGATAAAGGTCTTGCTCGTGCTGTGCAGTATTCTGAACGGTTGTTAAGTAGTGCGGAAAAGGAGGTTTTAGCCCCGATATTTTCAAATGAACATGATCATCTAAAACAACTTCAAGGCCTGAGAGAAGGTCTTTATAGTAATATATAA
- a CDS encoding recombinase, translating to MDNQQVSWNSVGLRMVQGLTTTIDAVRQLDVQEASLVMRLLGKSCTRMMKDGVGHQFGIALIETSGQLAMKESLVLEDVLKVITGIIGRLYFTANTEEERQFVAQLEEAVKNYHMA from the coding sequence ATGGATAATCAACAAGTTAGTTGGAACAGTGTGGGGTTGCGTATGGTTCAGGGTTTAACGACAACGATCGATGCAGTTCGACAATTAGATGTTCAGGAAGCCTCTTTGGTAATGCGTTTGTTAGGCAAAAGCTGTACTCGCATGATGAAGGATGGGGTAGGCCACCAATTTGGAATTGCTTTGATCGAAACGAGTGGTCAATTGGCAATGAAAGAGTCCTTGGTTTTGGAAGATGTTCTTAAAGTAATTACGGGAATTATTGGTCGACTTTATTTTACGGCAAATACCGAGGAAGAGCGCCAATTTGTCGCTCAACTTGAGGAAGCAGTAAAGAATTACCATATGGCTTAA
- a CDS encoding ferredoxin: MIAAVDKDTCIGCGACPEFCPEVFKMEDDGLAVAYTNPIPSDVEAAAKDAADGCPVDAIHVNG; the protein is encoded by the coding sequence ATGATTGCTGCTGTTGACAAAGATACTTGCATTGGATGCGGAGCCTGCCCAGAATTCTGTCCTGAGGTCTTTAAAATGGAGGATGACGGGTTGGCAGTAGCCTATACAAACCCAATTCCTAGTGATGTTGAGGCAGCGGCCAAAGATGCTGCCGATGGATGCCCCGTGGATGCCATTCATGTTAATGGTTAA